Proteins from a genomic interval of Neovison vison isolate M4711 chromosome 4, ASM_NN_V1, whole genome shotgun sequence:
- the ZC3HAV1L gene encoding zinc finger CCCH-type antiviral protein 1-like, producing the protein MAEPTVCSFLTKVLCANGGRMFLQDLRGNVELSEARLRDVLRQAGPDRFLLQEVEMREGLWDAEAEVAAGAGGGGGGGPCAWRVVAVSSARLCARYQRGECQACDQLHLCRRHMLGKCPNRDCWSTCTLSHDIHTPVNIQVLKNHGLFGLNEAQLRILLLQNDPCLLPEVCLLYNKGEALYGYCNLKDKCNKFHVCKSFVRGECRLQKCKRSHQLIHATALQLLQDQGLNIPSVVNFQIISTYKHMKLHKMLESQGNAASPAEYSQGLEKPGGHTAVAAEAGPVAPVPAPSAKKPHTRKPERMSVK; encoded by the exons ATGGCGGAGCCCACCGTGTGCTCCTTCCTCACCAAGGTGCTGTGCGCCAACGGCGGCCGCATGTTCCTGCAGGACCTGCGCGGCAACGTGGAGCTGTCGGAGGCCCGGCTCCGGGACGTGCTGCGCCAGGCCGGGCCCGACCGCTTCCTGCTGCAGGAGGTGGAGATGAGGGAGGGCCTCTGGGACGCCGAGGCCGAGGTGGCGgccggcgcgggcggcggcggcggcggcggcccctgCGCCTGGCGGGTGGTGGCCGTGTCCTCGGCGCGCCTGTGCGCCCGCTACCAGCGCGGCGAGTGCCAGGCCTGCGACCAGCTGCACCTCTGCCGCCGCCACATGCTGGGCAAGTGCCCGAACCGCGACTGCTG GTCTACCTGCACCCTTTCCCATGACATCCACACACCTGTCAACATCCAAGTACTGAAAAACCATGGGCTTTTTGGCCTCAATGAGGCCCAGCTTCGGATCCTGCTTTTACAGAATGACCCGTGCCTTTTACCAGAG GTCTGTTTACTGTACAACAAAGGTGAAGCCCTTTATGGCTACTGCAACCTCAAGGATAAATGCAACAAGTTTCACGTGTGCAAATCCTTTGTCAGAGGGGAGTGCAGACTTCAGAAATGCAAACGGTCCCATCAGCTCATTCATGCCACAGCCCTGCAGCTGCTGCAGGACCAAGGACTGAATATTCCAAGCGTCGTGAATTTTCAGATCATCTCTACCTACAAGCACATGAAGCTGCACAAGATGCTTGAAAGTCAAG GTAATGCCGCTTCTCCTGCTGAGTATTCCCAGGGCCTCGAGAAGCCAGGCGGACATACGGCTGTCGCTGCCGAGGCCGGTCCTGTGGCTCCCGTCCCTGCTCCGTCAGCCAAGAAGCCACACACAAGGAAACCGGAAAGGATGTCCGTGAAATAA